The following DNA comes from Erigeron canadensis isolate Cc75 chromosome 3, C_canadensis_v1, whole genome shotgun sequence.
tTCGGTGCGCACAAAATTCTCAGCTTTCAAACATGAAAATGACTCATTTAACACTTGCCTTTGATGATTTGAACATGACAGTTATTcgttttatgtatcaaaaaagttaaatgttcaactttaaaatattaaaaacaattatttttaaaaagagaaaaagttgCAGAGTACATTGTTTGCTTAACAGTTACTTTAACAGGTACCGAATTTCCAGCCTTAGCCTGCCGACGATGGATTTAACATTCAAAAACATATTGTCAAAATCTTTTAAGTAAATGAAAATATGATTTTAGGGGTATTGTTGTCATTTACTTCCATTTTCCTTGTAAATAGAAATTTATGCCGGGAAAAAATCAGCCCcataattaggataatcattatCGTTATTAGTAATTtgaatcaaactatatttaggataTAAATTCTTCGTATATAAACTGAaccttataaataaaatcacaacacacaaaatatttaaaaacccCACGAACCAgctgctacttttattgttcttaacaacTATggttaacgaaaataaaattatttttttgcaagATATCAATAAAATGCTGGAAGACTTTGTATAGAAGAAACTATGCTACACCATTCAGCCTTGATATGATTTACCATTCAGTATTAACATTTGaatatttcaatttatttttaaatatattttacatttaacgtataagtatttttttagtTCCATACTACTAACTTTTATATCGATAATAATGTAAAACCCGTATATTTGATACAAATCTAAATTctattacaaatttatataattgaaaacttaatcaAATATGCTATGACCAAACAAGATGATTAATGCCACGTTTGACATATATCATTTACAAATGGCAAATACGTAAGCTTATCCTTTCACTTTCACATACCCTTCACTATCTATGTTAACAAATACACCTCCTAAGatcatccaaaaaaaaaactttcgtttaaattaagaaataaactATTTACATCCAACCATAAAATCAATCAGCTAAGGTTTGGGTAAGGTTTTATAGCCCCACTAGATGATTTTGTTTTGCTTGTGTGGTTGTGCCATGGGTTTATACTTCTAGTTTCTTTACTTTACTCAacattattttttctaattttcttaAATGAGGGAtaataaaaagacaaaagaagagctttttttttttaatcgcaTGATACAAGAGACGTCTCGTATCAGACGTATCGTTACCCGAATCGTCCGAGACATTACGAGTCAAAACCTTGTCCGAAACACCTACCGATACGTTACTTTTTCTTTGAATATTGTCTCGACTTGTACGAAACGTATTGCGTATCGTACGATACTAACTAGCTAACAGCTATGACACCACCAACAAAACAATCaatatagtaaaataaaatattcataattTAGGGTGAAATAAAACTTGGAAAATATGTTAGTTATGGTGGTATTTTCAGTTCATTTTTTGAGTCAGATTAAATATAACAATAGATATAGGTAAATCTTTTTTCCCAAGATCCTCATAGTAAGTCAATGTTCACTTAAATACTTTTGTTATCACATCTTTTATGAATAATAGACAAATATCTACATGATTATCGACGGTGGTGACAACAACggttggtggcggtggcggtgatggtcGTAACGGTGGTGGCATCGGCGTTGGTGGTGATgatatggttattaatctaaaaataattgaCGTAAAAATGGTAGTattatacttatttttatagtcaaaggataaatatatataattttattatgagtattataattattttgataaaagataTTTAATTGAATGAAGGATAGTTTGGATTTGATAAGTTTCTTTTTGAGAATTTAGAAGGAGTAAATAAGGTAGAttagtataaattttaaagcaAACATTCAATACCTTTTGTGGTCCTTTGCAAATagagtatatatgttttttacatataatttacTAAGTGATAATTCATTCAATTCTTCATGAATTTAttcttacttatatatatatatatatattcatatatatatatatatatattactcatGTAGAAGAATATTACTAAGGCTATCTTCAATGTTAAGGACGCCCTTAGACGTCCTTGaactgccacatcatatccttacaaattcttacatatccttataaatctttaaaatcctataattttatctccaaccatacaaacatccttacatatcttttaacttcaataaaaacaaacaaaaaaaatttaagtaagggcacctaagggcatgccttGGGTAAGGacatgcatcaaaaaatctttagttttggacaagcttcaaccgcAAAAGATATCCAAGGACACTTAAGGGCACCCAAGGGCACCCAAAAACATCCCTATTGGAGATAGTCTAAAACATTAACTGAGTTTTTTGAGATGAAGATCATATCGAAGTATCAGGCCATATCATAGTcaaaatgacatcatcaataaTAACGTCGTTGCCTtgtaactttattattatttttttgaacggcaaaacAAACAACTTGCCTAGTAACATATCTGGAATATATATCCACGAAAGCGTCACATAATAATTAAGCTAATACTGCGGGCCTCCATGTCCATAATGGTAAATCTGGCAAAGAAAATAGTGGGCCCCTTGTCAGTGTCAGATTAttaacggcgacgtcgccgcaaatgcATTGATCGGATTGAATTTTGTCTGGTGGTGTTTATTGGATTTAGAGAAAATATTGTATTATTGCTTAATTACAATTACATCCATAATCCAGAATATAAATAGCCAATTGCCTAGCTAATAAACCGTGAATAACTCCTATAAATAAGGAATGGAATATGCTAGCTAAATAAAAGATATCGTTTCCTATATTCCCCCTCAAGATGAAGCATGCAAATTGGTCATGCCAATCTTGTCAAGAAGGAATTGATGCTGCTGTGTAGGAAGACCCTTAGTGAGTAAATCAGCTAGTTGAAACTTGCTACTAACTCGCATTGGAACAACTTCACTGGATTCAACACGTTCACGAACAAAATAACAGTCCATCTCGACATGCTTAGTACGTTCATGGAAAACCGGATTGTTTGCAATGTGTCGTGCTGCTTGATTATCACAAAACAAAGAAGTAGCAGATGGAACGGGAACCTGAAGCTCGGTTAATAACCAACGTACCCAGAGAACTTCACTAACAGTAGAGGCCATTGCTCgatattcagcttctgcagaAGACCGTGACACTACTGATTGCTTCTTCGTTTTCCAAGATATTGGACTCCCCCCAAGCAAGAGGATATAACCAGTGCGAGATCGTCTAGTGTAAGGACAACCCAACGAGTCAGAGTCGCAATAAGCTGTTAAAACAGGATCACCCACGCGAGTAAGGAGAATGCCCTGACCCGGTGTGGCTTTGAGGTAACGAAGAACACGATTAGCTGCTTCTAAATGAACACTCCTTGGATCTGCAACAAATTGACTTAGAACATTTACTGCATACGTGATGTCCGGCCTTGTTGCTTGAAGATATAGAAGTCTTCCAATTAAACGTCGATATTGGTTAGCATCAACGCCTTGTTCCTTTTCCCCTTTATCCAGTTTCAGCCCATGCTCAATAGGAAATGAGCTTGGTTTGCAACCAAGTTTGCCACTGTCTTTTAAGATGTCTAGCACATACTTTCGTTGACATAAAACCAAGCCATCATCAGTTCTCGCAACCTCTATCCCCAAGAAGTATTTTAAGACTCCAAGATCCTTAATGCTAAACTCACGATCAAGTTTTGTCTTGACTTCTTGAATTTTAGTTAGACAATTTCCagtgatgatgacatcatcCACATAGATGAGAACAACAATCATAATATCTTTGTCATAATAGAGGAACATAGAATGATCAGCTTGGATTGACGAAAATTCAAAGTGACAAGAAAAGTTGCAAATTTGTGATACCAATTGCGTGATGCTTGTTTTAAACCATATAAAGACTTTCTCAAACGGCACACTCGAGTCTCATCACTGCGAGAAAACCCTTGAGGAATTTTCATGTAAACTTCTTCATCAAGATCTCCATGCAAGAAAGCATTATTCACATCAAGTTGGTGAATGATCCAATCTCTTTTAACTGCTATGGCTAGGAGAGTTCGAACCGTAACTAGCTTAGCCACCGGCGCAAAAGTATCGTGATAATCAACTCCTTCCATTTGTGTGAAACCCTTCGCAACGAGTCGAGCTTTGTAACGTTCAACATCACCATTTGGTTTGAACTTGATTTTATAAACCCATTTCGAGTCTATAGCTCTCTTTCCTTGAGGCAGATTTTCCAAACTCCAAGTACCATTCTTCTCTAAGGCTATAATCTCCCTTTTCATAGCTTCACGCCAACGATCATCTTGTGAAGCCTGTTTAAATGACTTAGGCTCATCATTTTGGGTGATGGCCGTTAAGAAAGCCATATGATTAGTAGAGAACTTTTCATAAGAAACGAAATTGGAGATTGGATAGCTTACCGTAGAGGTGACTTGATTTGATGTTGAAGTAGGATGCCGAACCGAAGGTGGGACATGTACCTCGAAATCTTTGAGCTTTATTGGTTGAGTTTTTGTACGAGCAGGCCTAGCATTCGTTTCAACAGCATCAACATTGTGAGTTACCTCAGCATTGGGTTGTGCTTCTGATTCGTGTTCAACATGGGCCATTTCTGGGCCAATTTCACTGTTGGGCTCGGCTGATGGTTGGGCTGATTCAATGCCCACATTGCCGTTGGGCTCGGCTTCAGATTGGTCCGATGGGTTGTTTAGAGGTTCCTTGGAAATGGTTTCACAATAACAGTCATGATAGATTTTTGGTTCTTCGAAAGTTTCATCATGATTTTGCACggttttgaaaggaaaaatttCTTCATGGAAATGGACATCTCTACTGACAACTATTTTTCTAGTTTTAAGATCAAGAATTTTATATCCTTTCGTTCCAGGTGGATATCCAAGAAAAACCCCTGACTTCCCCCTTTCTTCGAACTTATCTCCCTTAGTATTATTGTTTCTAAAAAAAACAAGACAaccaaaaattttcaaaaaatcataaTCGGGTTTTTCATCCCAAATTAATTGATAAAGAGTCTTATTTTTAAGAACCTTGGATGGAAGTCGATTAATGATGTAAGCAgctgtcaaaacacattcccCCCAGAACCGTTTAGGAAGATTTGCCTCGAATCTTAAAGCACGAGCAATTTCAAGGAGGTGTCTATGTTTTCTTTCcacaactccattttgttgtggggtgtgAGGGCATGAAGTTTCTAGCAAAATTCCCTTTTGATTATAAAATTCCATCATGTTGCCAGACGTAAACTCTCCACCATTATCACATctaattcttttaatttgtttcttaAACTGCACCTCTACCATCTTATGAAAATCCTGAAGGCATTTACTTGAATCACTTTTGTGTTTAAGTAGGAAAATCCATGTGGCTCTACTAAAATCATCAACTAAAGTGAGAAAGTAATTTGCCCCCGTATATGATGGAACCCGATAACCACCCCAAATATCACAATGAACTAAATCAAAAGGAGCAACGGTTTTAATAAAACTGGAAGGGAAAGGTAATCGAGTATGTTTCGATCTAGCACAAGAATCACAAAAATTACTCAAATTAATAGTACTAGTTTTAAGGAAATCTAACTTATTAAGCTTTTCTTTAGAAGCATGCCCAAGTCTTTTGTGCCACGTTTCAACACCAACGAACATAGCTTTCTTTTCTTGAGCCATCTTCATCCGGTACAGTCCCTTTCGGCATCTACCCACACCAATCAAGTTCCTCTTTTGTAAGCCCTGCATGATGAAAAAATCAGGAAAGAAAGATATGGAACATTGAAGATCTCGGGTAAGACGACTCACTGAAagaagattaaaattaaattcaGGAACATAAAGAACTTCATCAATTTTTATTCTTCCCGGTAAAATATGGTCTCCCTTTCCTTGGATAGGTACGGATTCACCATTGGGAATAACAACAGGTGGTTCAAAAGAagtgtttcttttatttaagaGTGCATTAgacatatatgttatatattcgGTACATCCCGAATCAACTATCCACTCACCGGTTTCAGTTTCATCTCCTTTACTTGTCATGTTCGCCATTGGTTTAGTGTTTTCAGCCTTACCTGTGTTGCTGAAATGTTTCAACAAAACTTGGTAGTCCTCCTTGGTTAGTCCAAGAATGGGACAGGATTCGGTGTCAACAAAAGCCGCTTTAGCCTTGGCTTTTCCTTTCTTCTTTCCCGGCCACCACTCTGGATAACCAATCAACTCGAAGCATCCCTCACGTGTATGGCCTTCTTTGTTGCATTCAGAACATACTTCATCAGTTTCTCTCTTGACCTTTGCAAAATCCTTCCCTTTGTTTCTTCCCGTAAAAATGTCGCGTTTTTGTGCAGCCTTGAATGCAACGGATTCGGATTGTATTTTTGCTGCTCCTGAGATGCTTCGCTGCCTCTCATCCTCTGCCACCAAATGATACACTGTTCCGAGAGAGACAACTGGTTTGGTGGCTAAAATCTGGGTTCGAATAACAGTGAATTCGGCATCAAGTCCCATGAGGAACTCATAAAGACGATCCTTTTCTATGAAAGCAGTAATCTTCTTTGCAATTTCACATTCACAATTATTACAAGTGCATCGCGGAATTGAGTGAATGGATTGAGATTCATCCCATAGTGACCGCAACTGAGTAAAATACATTGATACAGAAGCCCCATTCTGTCGCGTCGATGCTATCTTCTGCTTTATCTCATATGCTCGAGGAGCACTCTCTTTTCCAAAACGCTCGTGCAGATCTGACCAAATCTCTGAAGAGGTTGATGCGTACTTAACGCTATCCCTTATGTTCTTTTCCATTGCGGTTGATAACCAACCTTTTATCATCGCATCCACACGCATCCAGGGCATGTAGTCCTTGGAAGTTTTATCAGGACGCTTAATTGTTCCATCCACAAACTCGAATTTGTTTTTAGCGAAAAGGAAATTCGTCATCTCCTGATTCCAATccgcaaaattgttatctgtgAGAACTTCATTAACGTGTAGTTGTTTAGGATAGTCAGACGGATGGAGATAGTATGGTGATCCGTATGTGATTTCACCACCAGAGCTTTCGCCATCCTTGTGTTTATCTTTGTTCGGATTTTGATCATCACCAGCCATCGTGATTGATGGAGGAGAAGTTTATGtgattttgatttgtgtttgtgtttgctctgataccatattGGATTTAGAGAAAATATTGTATTATTGCTTAATTACAATTACATCCATAATCCAGAATATAAATAGCCAATTGCCTAGCTAACAAACCGTGAATAACTCCTATAAATAAGGAATGGAATATGCTAGCTAAATAAAAGATATCGTTTCCTATAGTGTTACCCTATTAAATCTTGATATTAACATCTATTAACTTGTGGTAAAACTCACGCAATAGTAGCTCATCGAATTCCATATTCATATTGCTCTAGTGCTCTATACTTCTTACACGTTAAAAACACCCAACCCATCAACGCATATGCATTCTGAAACCGATATCTCACGACACGAACCACCTAGTATATGAAAGTTGATATTGAAATATTATCTCTCTCTAGAGATTTCACTTGGGTCTTACATTTTCTAAAAtcaataatattattgttaaaatCCTTATTTTATATAGAATTAATTCCTAGAATTATAGAATCAATTGAGTTACCTAATCATTTTCATctttaaatatttcaatatcaaCTTTCATATACTCGTGCATTACACAATCTAAAGTGGGCGGTCAGTAAAGTCGATTGTCGGCCGTCGTCACCCTACTCATATATTACAAAGGGGCTTCCTATTAACATCTCTCAGAAGGGGCGAATTTTAGGAGCAGAAGGGGGCGAATTTCGCCCCATCTGAGCtgacattttttattataatgttGTCAACTTTACGTCACATGGGCAAAATTTTGAGCAGAAGGGGCGAATTTATAAGCAAAAGGGGCGAAATTTGCCCCATCTGACCCCACACTTTTGTTGGGATTTCATTAACCGGCTAACATAAAAGGGGAGCAACTATTTTAAAATAGTTGCTAAGCagttttaaaacaaattttaaaatacaaatcaaattGCGAAGCGGAAGCGTATTAATAAACTGTTAGCAACTATTAAAAACGTGTGGTAATATTTTAAGAGACATTTAATAGTTCTAACATCTCGGACCAAGATCACCATGCAATGCAATATAAGtaacttaataaatacaaaactgACCTCGTTGCGGTAGACAAGATCCCTCATGATGTGGAAGATTTCGGAAACAAGATTCCAAGTGTAGAACCCTCCGTAAGTGCATACACGAACAATGTCTTAACGAAGGATCTGCTAGACACCTTGAAGCTTACGACCGCAACAAACGAAACCCTTACAATTCCACCTAGTGGAATTCGAACCTCTATAGCTAAAACAATTTTGGGGTTTTGCTTATTTTGGGATGTTTTGTTTGAAACACACAAAAGGGAGAAATAAGATTTTCACCTTTATGTGTGTGTTAGGGATTTAtgaataaatgaattaattagGGATTTCTTAAGGTATTTATAAGGAAGTCTTCTAATCAAATTATGaaaccaaaaaccctaaaaatcccTTGCAAATTTCATCCTCCCCCTCCTAGGATTAATCTAGAACCGCCCCATGGGGATATGTGGGTCGGACCGGACTttccttatttaattaattaactattaattaaatatggaCATTTATTAATTATCCAACTTGTTaactcaattaattaattaaactcatttaattaataagttatttattaatcaattaaaactaACTTTAATCGACTACTATAAATAACGGTTGTTGTTTTATCCGTTTATCCTCAATTAACTCTTGTTAATTTATAAacgtataaattaattaaaactatttaaCTAAATGCGTAAATGATCAAATATCATTTTGTAGCTTTAtggttaaatattatatatgttcaattGTGTATGACCCTACAGGCTCAAAGATCCGAATACATATGGTTAGTCGGGTCAACAAAAGTTCACACAATTTCAACAATTTTTCTCATACCCCTATTATCTGTATATTACTTTTATCCGACAATGTAAGGGCAGAAAGGACGAAAGACATTCACATATTCGCCCCTTTTATCTGACAATATCAGCCCTAATATTAAGTAGAGGCtaatttgaaaaagataaaaaagacaTACATGATTGTGAGAGAACGCTCAATGAGACATTCTAATTCAATGGGGTTAAAAGGAGTCAAGGAAGATAGAGATAGTCtgtatgattttgattttttttaagggtatgattttgattttgagaaaaTCTAATTTGAGGGAGGGAAAGAccaatgtttaaaaaatttaagaagaaaTAGGGCGGGACGTTGGCCATGGTCTTacaccaaaaatcaaattctattTAACTTGGGGTTTCATTGGGATTCCTAAAAGTGGTTTTAATATGACCGGTGTTgaaaaaaacaagttttattTAGGGTTATTGTTTAGGTGCCTTTAATATGTTCCGGTTAATAAGAAAAACGGGTTCTATTTAGGGTGTTCTATTTAGGTGGCCTTAATATGTTCCAGTCAATAAGAATAACGGATTTTATTTAGGGTGTCCTATTTACATTTGTGTAATAGTGAAAAAACTCATAACtatataaaatgttgttttatttcCTAGTCAATGGTAGATCAAACAAAGAAGTAGCCGATGATATTTCTATGGTATTATTCATGTGTGATGGTGGTAGAGTATACCGTAAGAGGAGGACGAACatcaaaaaaagttttattgaaaaaatgtaATTGTCCCTTCAAGTTGCATGGTCATTATTCAAAGGCATATGATtggaaagtaaatgtgatatatcATACACATAATTATGACACAGATGATGTGTATGGTCATGCGTTTGCTAGACGTTTATCTCCGACTGAAGAAGAACACGTAAGGACATAGTATTACTTAAGTCGGTTCGGTTTTTACCAttggtttttatatatgaaattgaaGCCGAACCGATCCATTTGGTTTTTAgaagaccaaaaccaaaccaatccgttgattcagtttttggtttttcaaatcgGAGATAGTATAAATAAGAGTATTGATGATGAAAGAACCATAATGGCTACGTTAATCTAAACAACCAGAATATACTTTCAAAGATATTAACAACAGTGAAAGAAGATTGCATGAATAAGATTATTATAATCATGTTCTCGTTTTCAAACATAATgagtgtttgatcaaataattgcACTATGGTCCAACCGGATGTGTGAGTGTGGTTGTTGGTGTTTATCAACGATttccttacggtcagagggttgGATTATTGGTCCTAAGTCGTTatgttcgacttagggtttgtgggttttgtttagggtttatacgaaggtcgaataaactatgaATGATTTGTAGGGTTTTGTATATCTAATGTAttgttgattatatttttgCCGTGAGGCTTcgtcctctatttatatagagggtaaataacttggagaggatggtaagagaattagggtaaatcttttcctcctttgtgaatatcttgtttccttcttgaagagatttgtggtaatcttgttaccaaatTGTGTCCGAGTATATTGGAGCttcgatatatgtttaataagaTTATCATGGGAAAGATCTTTATCCGATCTTTCTTGTATATCTCCTTGGAGCTGGGTATTCGTTACTTTTGGGGCTCCGGGGTAGTCATGTTAAGCGGAGATCAAGCTCCGTTATGGGTATAAGTGTTTTTACCTGTACGAAGatgacttcgtattctgcttcgggtacggagctaaagctccgtatgggtatatcatcagtgAGTATATTGATACTTCCACATCTTCTTCTTTAATGTTTGAATGAACCATAAGACCATGTACTAAATATTAACACtagaacacaaatatataataagttaagtcatatatgatTTCCTTTCGTTTCGGTTTtatatatgaaaccgaaacccgaaccgatcctTTCGGTTTCTAgaagaccaaaaccaaaccaatcctttatttggttttcggtttcttGGTTTGGTTTTATCTTTATttctgtttttggtttttcggaTCAGTTTTTGCGCACCTCTAGTATGTATGGATtaggaatttaaatatatactcaAAAAGGGTGAACCTCACCCCTTCTGCCCAGATATTTCGCCTCTTCTGCCCAAggtaaaagtcaaaattaattaatgacgtTGAATAAAGGTTGACCGTCACTAGTAGAAGGGGCGAATTTCTCCCCTTTTGAGGTATGATGTCAATAGCCAAATTCCTTGGTGTCATTAGTACGCCCCAttacaaaattttgttttatccaTCACCACAAATTGCACAAATGCACTAGTCTAAAAATAACATctatatcaattaaaaaaaaaaaaaagaaggaaatagTCTACTAACACATAAGAATGCAATCaaagtatttaaaaatctaAGAAATAGACAACAAACTTTATAAAACTTCAAGGTGACCACAAAATGTTCATGTTATGTCACTCAAATTTTATACAACACTTTAGAACTTCTCCATAACTTGTGTTTGGAAACATGTTATTTATACCCAAACCAACATAACATGACTAGTATCATATCTCctaacaaaaatacaaaaggGGTGGCATTCATTTGTTATATCAACCACATGGGAGAGCTATAAAATGTATGTAGGTTAAAAGGGATGTTTTTTGCTCATCTACGAATAAAGTGTGTCCACTGTTTTACTTCTGCTTCCTCTGCCTGCCTCATTCTGCCACTCTCTTTTATCACTCATTTATTCACATCCATCTTCTCTCACAAGCCTAGTCATTTTCATAACCAAAACCCCATATGTTATTTTCACTTTACTCCCCTCTTCTTACCCTTTATTCATCATTTAGCCCCTCCTCTTACCTATTATTTACACTTTACCCTTGATAACAATTTGATACATACAAAACTGTAACTTTACCAAAATCCAAGTTTTTTTTACGCATTAACCCCTCTTGacttaggaaaaaaaaaaaactatttaaaatttACCCCCTCTGGTTACCTATATTTACACTTTACTGCCCTCAAAACCAAAGTAAGTGATGGGTCTGCAAATAAAAGGGCACTCTGCAAACTATCTCAGAAAAACCAAATCTTGATAGTGACTAATGAGAGGATTGAATTGTATATTAACCCCACATCCCTTTCTCTACCCTGTATATATAAAAGGCAAAATCTTTAACTCATCCAACATATAAAAaagtatctttttttatttatttataaatttcattagatttattttattttagttttaaagaAATGATTTATAGAATGGACCCACATGTATGGTTAAGAATTGGAAATACCCTTCATTCTTAAAATGAtaatacttataaaaaaatatatacaaacttagtttatttttttgagAATTTTCATCACTCTCTCTCACTTCTTATCCTGAAAAAGCTGTCAGCAGAGAGAGAAAATTTTCttgtaaaagaaaattataaaataaaaattggagTAAAAGTTAACAAGACAGgggaaaataacaataatagcTGTAAAAATGTGCAGGGTTTTATAACACAGTTGCAGCTATAGGTTTGGCACTATACTATTGTATTAGTAGTACTATTTCAAGTTTCTTGActttattatattctatatctatatacctatacatacacatacattcatatatagatatagatatatatgattaCACTGTTACCAAGATGAAGATGAAAGACACTCAAATACCCTGTTTACAAATGAGGTGACTCAAcaagaaaaaaagttaaaccaaaaaagaaaaaagtctcaagatttttttagtattttcttGAAAGAATGTTGAGGTGAGAATTTGAGAAGATGGGTGTGAGTTTGATGGAAGATTTAAGAAGAAAGTTTGAAGCTTTGAGAATGATGACCTctcttcttttgtttcttttca
Coding sequences within:
- the LOC122591400 gene encoding uncharacterized mitochondrial protein AtMg00810-like; its protein translation is MIVVLIYVDDVIITGNCLTKIQEVKTKLDREFSIKDLGVLKYFLGIEVARTDDGLVLCQRKYVLDILKDSGKLGCKPSSFPIEHGLKLDKGEKEQGVDANQYRRLIGRLLYLQATRPDITYAVNVLSQFVADPRSVHLEAANRVLRYLKATPGQGILLTRVGDPVLTAYCDSDSLGCPYTRRSRTGYILLLGGSPISWKTKKQSVVSRSSAEAEYRAMASTVSEVLWVRWLLTELQVPVPSATSLFCDNQAARHIANNPVFHERTKHVEMDCYFVRERVESSEVVPMRVSSKFQLADLLTKGLPTQQHQFLLDKIGMTNLHASS